GGGGCACCGGCCTGCCGCGCTCGCTGCACCTGCCGAAAGTCCCTCCCACTGCTTTCGGGCGCAGTTTCTCCAGTCACCATTAGGGGGAGGGGCGGCCAGACCACTTGGCGGAAaacaataataactaacattGATTCACGGCGTTGCACAGGCCAGGCCTTTTACTCACGCCTCGCGTCATCCTCGCCAAAACCTTATAAGGTGGGTGGGACTGGCTTTCCcacttcacagaagaggaaacagaaggtTAAAGGGTTCTACCCAGGCCACATGCCCCGTGAGCTGCAAAGCGGGGATTTAAACAGACCTGGAATTAACCAGACCCATCGCGCTATCCTCTAAAAGTGATTCATTTCCCTTTAACCATTGCTCTTCACTCTAGAGTTCCCGGGGGTGGAGGTCTTACTATCACAGTCCTTTATCGAAAAGCACAGCCATGAGGGCAAGTTTACTTTTGCCCAGACAGGTGTGCTCAAACACACCTGCGAGTCCCAGACCAACGGCCTCTTAGAGAGGGCCTGATGGCCAAAGGTCCAAGTGGCCTCTTAGAGGTCCCCTCACAGATGTTTTCTTCATAGGAGGTCCTTGCAGCCGTCCACAACATGGGGAATACAGATGTTTCCCCAGAGAAATGCCCCAAACAGATGTTTTCTCACAGACACGTCCCTGAGAGGTGGGCCTCCACACACATGAGCCTCTgtcctgctgccccccaccccgcaaagCTCCCATGGGCTGCAATATGAATGTGCCTCATGCAGAcgttctctgttctttttttttattatttaatctaAATTCCCTGCAGATGTTCTTTAAACGAGGCTATATCCTTCATCTCACAGGTAGGTTTCTCAAGAGAAATCCACCCAGGAAGGCATTATACAGCTCACCTCCGCctgtccccgccccctccccacatAGGTATGTCGCATGAATTGTACACCCGTATGGGTATGTTTCCATAACCCTGGGTCCTATAAGATGTTCTAAAATGTTGGTGTGTCTCCTACGGGTCTTTCCAATACATTTCCACACAGGACTTTCTCATACAAATGTTGTCCATATGCGAGCCACGCAGATGCGTTTGCAAAACAAAGGTATCCTACACCAGAGTGCCCCATCAGGTGTTTCTTATAATGCAGGTGTGTTCTCTACAGCTGTTTTCCGCGCAGGTGTGCTTGCATTCAGCTATATGCCATATAGAGGCGATCCAGGGCAGATGTCTCCCATAGGGGTTCTTCTTTCAAATCCACGCACGTGTCCTCTATGCAGGTTGGTTCCCAGGCAGGTGTGCACCGCACAGGTGTGTTTTTGTTAGGGGCCACTCATTCGGATCCGCCGCAGACAGGCAGGCAAGCCCCATGCCCCCGTGTCTCCACGCCGGGTTTATCTCCACCCTTGTGCGATCCTACAGATGCGACCGCGATGCAGGTGGGAGGTCTCTCTTACCCCTGCGCGCTTTCGCCCGTTTTTACTCTTCGGTGTTACAGAATAGGGTTCCCGTTACAGGTGCGTTCCTGGCGCGGTCCCACCCCCGTTTGGCTCCGCCCTCTCGCTTAGGCTCAGGTGCACAAGCCGGAAGTGCGCTTCCCTCCCAGGTGAGTGACTAAACTTTCCGGGTCACGTGAGCGGGCGGAGCTGGAGGAGTGCGAGTTACCGACGGACGCACCGAGGGTTCGAGCCGGGGACCCGGACAGGGAACCTGAGCAAGGTCGAGGACGCCTGGGCCAGGTAGGGAGGTAGGACGCGCGGCTCGGCCTGCcaccccttccccccttcccctttcctttccccagCCTGGGAACGCGCCGCCCCGAGTTAATCTTTAATCTCTGACCTctggcggcgggggcggggcgggatcTGGGGTGCCCTGGGCGGGTCATCCCTCCCCTGGGCCTGCGCCCGGGTCTAGCCCCATCCCCcatgcctttctctttctcccgcCCCAGGTGCCGGGTCGGAGGTACCCCCGGCCTGAGATGCGGTAGAAGCAGCACGCGCGAGAAGCCCGGTCCCCGGTGCCACCAGCCTGTCGCCCGGCCCATGGCGAGCCCCGGACTGGGGCTGCTTCTGGCGCTCGGCCTGCCGCTGCTGCCTgccagctggggccgggccccgGGGCAAAGTAGGTACCCGTGGagggcgcgcggggcggggctTGGAAGCGCGGGTTACCTGGGGCCTGGAGAGGTCAAGAACGGCAGAGCGGTCATGGGATACCTTGAGAGGAGTCTACAGGGTCGATCAGGGTAGGGCCTTCTTTGGACGATTGGTGTTGGTGTAGAAATTCCCGAGTTCCCGAGGAAGGCAGTACTGCAGGCTGGGGAGAGGAGCCTGTGTACCTGAGTCTCGGTGTGGCTGAAGTGTTTCCTGCCGACTGGGAGCCAGGAGGAGGCCTGCCTGGGCCTCTGATCCCAGGTTGACCAGACTGACCATAGGTGTGGACCCAGCCGTTCAGTGCTTGTATTTCAGTTTCAGGAGCCCGGGGGGGAGGTGTGAGTCAGACACTCCAGGGAAACGCAGGATCCACCCAGATCCTTAAGGGCCAAGGGAGGGCCGGAGAGGTggtgaggggagggcagggtcTGGCTTCCAGACATCATCTGTTATAGCAGACCCCAACTCAGCCCAAACAGCGGACTCCTGTGGGCTGATTGCTCACTCTGGGCTTTGCTGGTTTGGGGGTGGCTAGAGGGGCAGAAAAGACTGGGCCAGCCCCTGCATGCAGGGGTCTCTATCAGAACAGAAGACTCAGAAAGGCAGAGCTCTAGCCTAGGGATGCCCAAGGAAGGTGCCAAGATGGGAAGGATAGATAAGGATCAATCTGTACTTTTTACCTACCCCCTCCCCACAGTGCTGGAGCTCCGCATAAATGAGAACGGCACCGTTACACCTGCTGAGCCAGGCTCTGGCTCCGATGGGGCCCTGGTGAGTTGGGGTTTTAGGAGGAGGGCGGCAGGGAAGTGACTGAGGCATCCCACGTGTAGCAGGTGAAGGGGCCCAGACTCCCAGAGGTGGCAGGTGCTTGGGAGGGGGAATCCCAGGCCTGGGGTGGGCGGCGGCGGTGGGACATTAGGAGCCCTGGGTGCATCTCCAACGAGGGTGGACAGTCAATCTGTCCCCTCTCCTGCAGCCTCGGGAGGCCATCACTGCCATCATTGTGGTCTTCTCCCTCCTGGCTGCCCTGCTTCTGGCCGTGGGGCTCGTGTTGCTGGTGCGAAAACTGCGTGAAAAGCGGCAGACAGAGGGCACCTACCGGCCCAGCAGCGAGGAGCAGGTGGGTGCCCGCGTGCCGCCGCCCCCCAACCTCAAGCTGCCGCCCGAGGAGCGGCTCATCTGAATGCTGGGGCCCGCTGCCGCCACCACCACTGGCCAGGACCGCCCGGTGCTCGCTCACACCCAGCAGCTGCCGCCAAGACAACAGCCTCTGATGGTTCAGGAGGACTTGGGGGGCCACGGGGCACCTGCCTGGCGGGCTCGGTGAAGCATGCTACCTCTGCTTGACTCTGCCTGCAGTTGGGGATGCCGGGGCTGGGGGCCCGCCTCCGCGCTTGCTGCACCGTCTTCACTCGGCCTTCTGTCCTGCGGCCACACGGGCCCGACaaatcctctcctttcctttcagtTCAACCATGCAGCCGAGGCCCGGGCTCCCCAGGACTCCAAGGAGACAGTGCGGGGCTGCCTGCCCATCTAGGTCTCCTTTTCTATCCGTcttccttgctgtgtgaccttgggggaaGGCAGAGCCCTCTCTGCGCAATCAGACCTACCCAGTGCTTAAGAATAGCAGGGAAGAAGGTGCTTTAAAGACTCTGTCCCTGAGGGCAAGGGAGAGTGTACTGctcacattttatatacatacatacacacatacatttggTAGTGAGATATAGTAAAACCTTTTTCTCTTTGAGCTGATGGGGGCAGGAGTTAGTCTAGATGGAGGGAACAAACTCAGGGCTCATAGGCTGTTGAGAGATGAATCGTAAGGTTGCAAGGATCCTAGGGCTAAGAGGCTTCCTGGAAGGGAGGGGCTTTCAGCTACACGTCAGAACCAGCTGGAGGCTGCCCCAGGAGGAAGGAAGTGGATGGGGTACATTTCTGAGCAGAGAAAGAGCCCCCGGATAAACTCACCAGGAAAACCAGCTTTGGGTTCTTGTGGCTTTATTGAAGGACTGGGGTCTCTTCCAGGTCCCTGATTCCTAACCTTCAAAACACTTTTTAAGCTCAGCGACTCTGGGCCGGCTCCAAGCCTGG
The sequence above is a segment of the Meles meles chromosome 20, mMelMel3.1 paternal haplotype, whole genome shotgun sequence genome. Coding sequences within it:
- the CRB3 gene encoding protein crumbs homolog 3; this encodes MASPGLGLLLALGLPLLPASWGRAPGQMLELRINENGTVTPAEPGSGSDGALPREAITAIIVVFSLLAALLLAVGLVLLVRKLREKRQTEGTYRPSSEEQFNHAAEARAPQDSKETVRGCLPI